From Algoriphagus sp. NG3, the proteins below share one genomic window:
- a CDS encoding RNA polymerase sigma-70 factor codes for MSNLKLTDDQGLLLLIRQNNYGAFDELYRRYWKSLYLTASKKIGCKDDAMDLVQDLFVELWNTRTTIEIHSSLSSYLYSSLYYKTFRYFRIKGLKDKHIQNFMEFLKGELTYEHKLGDSSPIEKEQEYRLLQEIINQAIEDMPCKMREIFIMAKKENHSVNEVAEAFNLSPQTVKNQVGNAMKRLKKVAHSLPVEFPTGHLLILAFLN; via the coding sequence ATGAGCAATTTGAAACTCACAGACGATCAAGGCCTTCTGCTGCTAATTCGGCAGAATAACTATGGAGCATTCGACGAGCTGTATAGGAGATACTGGAAATCACTTTATTTGACAGCCTCCAAGAAAATCGGATGTAAAGATGATGCCATGGACTTGGTACAAGATCTGTTTGTGGAGCTTTGGAACACAAGAACTACTATTGAAATTCACTCCTCACTCAGTTCTTACCTCTATTCTAGTTTGTATTATAAAACTTTTCGCTACTTCCGGATTAAAGGCCTAAAGGATAAGCACATTCAAAACTTTATGGAATTTTTGAAAGGGGAACTTACCTATGAGCACAAATTGGGTGACTCCTCCCCTATAGAAAAAGAACAGGAATACAGGCTGCTTCAGGAAATCATCAATCAGGCCATAGAAGATATGCCATGTAAAATGCGGGAAATCTTTATAATGGCCAAGAAAGAAAACCATTCTGTAAATGAAGTGGCAGAAGCATTCAACTTATCTCCCCAGACTGTGAAAAACCAAGTGGGCAACGCGATGAAGCGTCTTAAAAAAGTTGCCCATAGTCTTCCTGTAGAATTCCCTACTGGGCATCTGCTCATATTGGCGTTTTTAAATTAA